In Triticum aestivum cultivar Chinese Spring chromosome 5B, IWGSC CS RefSeq v2.1, whole genome shotgun sequence, the following proteins share a genomic window:
- the LOC123117232 gene encoding uncharacterized protein → MTSIFGRREYKGSGSIAAAAGAAMVGAAKEAKLLRENLSNLGCDEEMSASIREEACCILQDMHTEAFGANGKNSIAAADDGAEKSTRISTAGNLTCTAANGKEDCKRELGSNGCTEWSDDKENMESSNGNNIAAAAAGVGKSSRIRALGDLTCTASSGKEDKKRTLSNGCTETNDAKENMENVNQKTGEEYVWKKKTEEEAYMETA, encoded by the exons atgacaagtattttcggacggagggagtacaaagggTCTGGATCCATCGCCGCCGCTGCTGGTGCCGCCATGGTG GGCGCTGCAAAGGAGGCCAAGCTGTTACGTGAGAATCTGAGCAATCTAGGCTGTGACGAAGAAATGTCTGCTTCCATTCGGGAGGAAGCCTGTTGCATTCTGCAGGACATGCACACTGAAGCTTTTGGTGCTAATGGGAAGAACAGCATTGCTGCTGCTGATGATGGAGCAGAGAAATCTACTAG GATCAGCACTGCTGGGAATTTGACTTGTACTGCAGCTAATGGCAAGGAAGATTGCAAGAGGGAGCTAGGAAGTAATGGTTGTACAGAATGGAGTGATGATAAGGAAAACATGGAGAGTAGTAATGGGAACaacattgctgctgctgctgctggagtagggAAATCTTCAAG GATCAGAGCTCTTGGGGATTTGACTTGTACTGCATCTAGTGGCAAGGAAGATAAGAAGAGGACACTAAGTAATGGGTGCACAGAAACGAATGATGCTAAGGAAAACATGGAGAATGTGAATCAGAAGACTGGGGAAGAATACGTGTGGAAAAAGAAGACCGAAGAAGAAGCTTACATGGAAACTGCATAA